A single window of Brevundimonas vitisensis DNA harbors:
- a CDS encoding MarR family winged helix-turn-helix transcriptional regulator, protein MGQSTDPRGARGDPRSLERRESELEALRGIFGLAMHLNERMYAALGHKRDQFDIYALSTLARRGPMKQSELAIGIGKSSVFVTRMVDHLEKDGLVERGQHQFDRRINVIRLTSEGKQAYERMKASAEALARDLFIQTPDERLDLLIANMRRMSTRMGFSLNAGPWPDEPQIPS, encoded by the coding sequence ATGGGCCAATCGACTGATCCCCGCGGAGCGCGGGGTGATCCGCGCTCCCTTGAACGACGCGAGTCGGAGTTGGAGGCCCTGCGCGGCATCTTCGGCCTGGCGATGCATCTCAACGAACGGATGTACGCGGCTCTGGGGCACAAGCGCGACCAGTTCGACATCTATGCCCTCAGCACCCTGGCGCGCCGGGGTCCCATGAAACAGAGCGAGCTGGCGATCGGCATCGGCAAGTCGTCGGTGTTCGTGACCCGCATGGTCGATCATCTTGAAAAAGACGGTCTCGTGGAGCGGGGCCAGCATCAGTTCGATCGCAGGATCAATGTCATTCGGCTGACTAGCGAGGGCAAACAGGCCTACGAGCGAATGAAAGCCAGTGCGGAAGCGTTGGCCAGGGACCTGTTCATACAGACCCCGGACGAACGACTGGACCTTCTGATCGCCAATATGCGGCGAATGAGCACGAGAATGGGCTTTTCGCTGAACGCCGGACCGTGGCCGGACGAACCCCAGATCCCGTCCTAA
- a CDS encoding methyl-accepting chemotaxis protein, whose product MSDTLALQERLAFIALDQEAQSALARAKPVIEQALPASLDAFYDQVRRFPEVAKLFGSESHISGAKGAQARHWSIIASGAFDRGYVEGVQRIGSTHARIGLEPRWYIGGYALVLDGLVKAIVKDHEARRKRFGRSDAGDGLGSTLAAVMKAAMLDMDFVISLYLQAAENARAEAEAASAQAREENERLMQTMQGIVQALDQSQATIEFDMDGRILTANPLFLKTMRYDLDEVVGQHHRLFLDKDYAASDDYRQFWKQLRLGRPLTEKFTRYDKTGQRLVLLATYCPVMGNDGLPVKVVKMATNITAIEEEREKAEKAQAFVVSETARALADVADGNLTARINSAFDGDYEQLKTDFNGAMQRLESAMSEIASNTLTMRTGASEISQAADDLSRRTEQQAATLEQTAAALDEITATVRRTADGASRAGEVVVAARDDAERSSEVVSKAVDAMDAIESSATQISQIIGVIDEIAFQTNLLALNAGVEAARAGDAGRGFAVVASEVRALAQRSAEAAKEIKSLISASTQQVKTGVTLVGQTGEALTAIVGRVLEINGLMAEITASAQEQSTALSQINTAVNQMDQATQQNAAMVEQSTAASHSLTQETDQLAKLVGRFQVSGIRDAAARSSNRTPMTSNPALADSQGRIAEFAKRQAPAPRTHGSLALKATSEAEWEEF is encoded by the coding sequence ATGTCCGACACACTCGCCCTTCAAGAACGTCTTGCCTTTATCGCACTGGACCAGGAAGCCCAGTCGGCCCTCGCCAGGGCCAAGCCCGTCATCGAGCAGGCACTGCCGGCCAGTCTCGACGCCTTCTACGATCAGGTTCGGCGCTTTCCCGAAGTGGCCAAATTGTTCGGCAGCGAAAGTCATATCTCGGGAGCCAAGGGTGCCCAGGCGCGGCACTGGTCCATCATCGCATCGGGCGCATTCGATCGCGGCTATGTCGAAGGTGTCCAGCGGATAGGCTCGACCCATGCCCGGATCGGACTGGAGCCGCGGTGGTATATCGGCGGCTATGCTCTGGTGCTGGACGGGCTGGTCAAGGCCATCGTCAAGGACCACGAGGCGCGCCGCAAACGCTTTGGCCGGTCCGACGCGGGTGACGGCCTGGGCTCGACCCTGGCTGCGGTGATGAAGGCCGCCATGCTGGACATGGACTTCGTCATCTCGCTGTACCTACAGGCCGCCGAGAACGCCCGCGCCGAGGCCGAGGCGGCAAGCGCACAGGCCCGTGAGGAAAACGAGCGTCTGATGCAGACCATGCAAGGCATCGTGCAGGCCCTCGATCAGTCCCAGGCCACCATCGAGTTCGACATGGATGGGCGGATCCTGACCGCCAATCCCCTGTTTCTGAAAACGATGCGCTACGACCTCGACGAGGTCGTCGGTCAGCATCACCGCCTGTTCCTGGACAAGGACTATGCCGCCAGCGACGACTACCGCCAGTTCTGGAAGCAGCTGCGCCTGGGACGGCCCCTGACCGAGAAGTTCACCCGCTACGACAAGACCGGCCAGCGGCTGGTTCTGCTGGCGACCTACTGCCCGGTCATGGGCAACGACGGCCTGCCGGTGAAGGTGGTCAAGATGGCCACCAACATCACCGCGATCGAGGAGGAAAGGGAGAAGGCCGAGAAGGCTCAGGCCTTCGTCGTCAGCGAAACCGCGCGCGCTCTGGCCGACGTTGCGGATGGCAATCTGACGGCCCGGATCAACTCGGCCTTCGATGGCGACTACGAGCAACTGAAGACGGATTTCAACGGCGCGATGCAGCGGTTGGAATCGGCGATGTCTGAAATCGCCTCCAACACCCTGACCATGCGGACAGGGGCCAGCGAGATCAGCCAGGCGGCCGACGATCTGTCGCGGCGGACCGAACAGCAGGCAGCCACCCTCGAACAGACGGCTGCCGCCCTCGACGAAATCACGGCAACGGTGCGGCGCACCGCCGACGGCGCGTCACGAGCGGGAGAGGTTGTGGTCGCGGCGCGCGACGATGCCGAACGCTCCAGCGAGGTCGTCAGCAAGGCCGTCGATGCGATGGATGCCATCGAATCGTCTGCCACCCAGATCAGTCAGATCATTGGCGTCATCGACGAAATCGCCTTCCAGACCAATCTGCTGGCGCTGAACGCCGGGGTCGAGGCGGCACGGGCCGGGGATGCAGGGCGCGGCTTTGCCGTCGTCGCATCCGAGGTGCGCGCCCTGGCTCAGCGCTCGGCCGAGGCGGCCAAGGAGATCAAGTCGCTGATCTCGGCCTCCACCCAGCAGGTCAAGACCGGCGTCACCCTGGTGGGTCAGACGGGCGAAGCGCTGACGGCCATCGTCGGCCGCGTTCTGGAGATCAACGGTCTGATGGCCGAGATCACCGCATCGGCCCAGGAGCAATCCACCGCGCTCAGCCAGATCAACACGGCCGTCAATCAGATGGATCAGGCGACCCAGCAGAATGCGGCCATGGTCGAGCAGTCCACGGCGGCAAGCCATAGCCTGACCCAGGAGACGGACCAGTTGGCCAAGCTCGTGGGCCGCTTCCAGGTCTCCGGTATCCGCGACGCCGCTGCCCGGTCCTCCAATCGGACACCGATGACGTCCAACCCTGCCCTGGCCGACTCTCAAGGACGGATTGCCGAGTTCGCCAAACGCCAGGCCCCCGCGCCTCGCACGCATGGATCTCTGGCCCTGAAGGCGACCAGCGAAGCGGAATGGGAGGAGTTCTGA
- a CDS encoding response regulator, giving the protein MPAAAAIKVMIIDDQQTMRSLVRNGLREIGMTDIREASDGEEGLRQLLGSPVNLVISDYNMPKLDGLTLLRAVRAAPQLKSMGFIMLTGRADGDLVKRAVQFGVNNYLVKPFTVATLRMKIEDVYGPLT; this is encoded by the coding sequence ATGCCGGCCGCCGCTGCGATCAAAGTCATGATCATCGATGATCAGCAGACCATGCGTTCGCTGGTGAGGAACGGTCTGCGCGAGATCGGCATGACCGACATCCGTGAAGCCTCCGATGGCGAAGAGGGCCTGCGTCAACTGCTCGGCAGTCCGGTGAATCTCGTCATCTCGGACTACAACATGCCCAAGCTGGATGGACTGACGCTGTTGCGGGCCGTGCGGGCCGCGCCGCAGCTGAAGTCGATGGGGTTCATCATGCTGACCGGGCGCGCCGACGGCGATCTGGTCAAGCGCGCCGTCCAGTTCGGCGTGAACAACTATCTGGTCAAGCCCTTCACCGTGGCGACGCTGCGGATGAAGATCGAAGACGTCTATGGGCCGCTGACGTGA
- a CDS encoding chemotaxis protein CheW has product MTQVQSTVLNPQELIAFTIGEQEFCVDIRSVREIRGWTPATSLPQSPAYVRGVINLRGAVLPIVDLSCRLGLGSVEPSARHVIIVARVGMRTVGLLVEAVSDILTVSDEAIQPTPDIACEVVRGFVKGVIPVDGRMISLIALDGLLPEVAVEEAA; this is encoded by the coding sequence ATGACCCAGGTTCAATCCACCGTCCTCAACCCGCAAGAGCTGATCGCCTTCACGATCGGCGAGCAGGAATTCTGCGTCGACATCCGGTCCGTCCGCGAAATCCGCGGCTGGACCCCCGCGACCTCCCTGCCCCAGTCACCCGCCTATGTCCGGGGTGTGATCAACCTGCGCGGCGCGGTCCTGCCCATCGTCGATCTCAGCTGCCGCCTTGGCCTTGGATCGGTCGAGCCTTCGGCGCGGCACGTCATCATTGTCGCGCGGGTGGGCATGCGCACGGTTGGCCTGCTGGTGGAGGCGGTGTCCGACATTCTGACCGTGTCCGACGAGGCCATTCAGCCCACGCCCGATATCGCCTGCGAGGTCGTGCGCGGCTTCGTGAAGGGCGTGATCCCGGTCGATGGCCGCATGATCAGCCTGATCGCCCTGGATGGGCTGCTCCCCGAAGTGGCGGTGGAGGAAGCGGCATGA
- a CDS encoding winged helix-turn-helix domain-containing protein, which produces MLATIGPVELRVRIMSGQVRAIGPGKAAVLEAIQAYGSISASGRALGISYKRCWALVDEMNRCWREPLVATRRGGSAQGAALTPLGEQVLAAYRRLETRLLETVRDDPAFADICENLRAHPIAAADGGNPRGVET; this is translated from the coding sequence ATGCTGGCCACCATCGGTCCCGTCGAACTTCGGGTGCGGATCATGAGCGGCCAAGTCCGTGCCATCGGGCCCGGCAAGGCGGCCGTCCTGGAGGCCATCCAGGCCTACGGCTCCATTTCTGCATCAGGACGGGCCCTGGGCATCAGCTACAAGCGCTGCTGGGCGCTGGTCGATGAGATGAACCGTTGCTGGCGCGAGCCGCTGGTCGCCACGCGGCGCGGGGGCTCAGCACAGGGTGCCGCCCTTACTCCTCTCGGCGAGCAAGTCCTGGCCGCCTATCGCAGGCTGGAGACGCGCCTGCTCGAGACCGTGCGTGACGACCCGGCCTTTGCCGACATCTGCGAGAATCTGCGGGCTCATCCGATCGCGGCGGCCGATGGCGGTAACCCTCGCGGCGTCGAGACCTGA
- a CDS encoding chemotaxis protein CheD (catalyzes the conversion of glutamine residues to glutamate on methyl-accepting chemotaxis receptors): MAGPGPGPGERRIHVVQGRHEVSSDAQVCLTTILGSCVSACLWDPVAGVGGMNHFLLPQAPDGASGDRRYGVQAMELLINGLLKHGARRDRIQAKVFGGARMTTGGTDIGGKNGVFARKFLSDEGIPVVAVSLGGDSARRIQFWPASGRARQYVVDGGAVAAFERPSPPAAPANVGELELF; this comes from the coding sequence ATGGCAGGACCTGGACCAGGGCCCGGCGAGCGACGCATTCATGTCGTCCAGGGCCGCCATGAAGTCAGCAGCGATGCCCAGGTCTGCCTGACCACCATTCTGGGCAGCTGCGTGTCGGCCTGTCTTTGGGACCCTGTGGCCGGGGTGGGTGGCATGAACCACTTTCTGCTTCCCCAGGCACCCGATGGTGCCTCGGGTGACCGCCGCTATGGCGTGCAGGCCATGGAACTTCTGATCAACGGTCTGCTGAAGCACGGGGCTCGACGCGACCGCATCCAGGCCAAGGTTTTCGGCGGCGCCAGGATGACCACCGGCGGCACGGATATCGGCGGCAAGAATGGCGTGTTCGCCAGAAAATTCCTGTCCGACGAGGGCATTCCGGTGGTGGCGGTCAGCCTGGGCGGCGATTCGGCACGGCGTATCCAGTTCTGGCCCGCCTCAGGTCGCGCCCGGCAGTACGTCGTGGACGGCGGTGCCGTTGCCGCCTTCGAGCGTCCTTCGCCCCCCGCCGCGCCCGCCAACGTCGGCGAACTGGAGCTGTTCTGA
- a CDS encoding DUF3606 domain-containing protein → MAGLKDKRGFIDKDRLDLSERQAVEYWMKRWGVTREQITTAHRKAGRMVKDIAAELGKKR, encoded by the coding sequence ATGGCGGGCCTCAAGGACAAGCGCGGCTTCATCGACAAGGACCGCCTGGACCTGTCCGAACGGCAGGCCGTCGAATACTGGATGAAGCGCTGGGGGGTGACCCGCGAACAGATCACCACCGCGCATCGCAAGGCGGGCCGCATGGTCAAGGACATCGCCGCCGAACTGGGCAAGAAGCGTTAG
- a CDS encoding response regulator, with product MEADPHIDGSARLDFREARVLCADANSQGLDILGQMLIGFGIQHITRVQTAEEFKDCLSRTKFDLILLEGGLNGNGYELVTWLRRSRLEPNRYAPVVMIAGHPPRTQVEQARDCGASFVVVKPISATTLLARIMWVGRSGRLFVEADNFVGPDRRFKNEGVPAGQTGRRRSDLSGEVGEAVDPNMSQSEIDSLLKPQKMSL from the coding sequence ATGGAGGCGGACCCCCACATAGACGGCAGTGCCCGCCTCGACTTTCGCGAGGCACGGGTCCTCTGTGCCGATGCGAACTCCCAGGGGCTCGATATCCTGGGCCAGATGTTGATCGGCTTCGGCATCCAGCACATCACGCGGGTGCAGACGGCTGAGGAGTTCAAGGACTGCCTGTCACGGACCAAGTTCGACCTGATCCTTCTGGAGGGCGGGCTGAACGGCAACGGCTATGAGCTGGTGACCTGGTTGCGGCGCAGCCGGTTGGAGCCGAACCGCTATGCGCCCGTCGTCATGATCGCCGGACACCCTCCACGAACCCAGGTGGAGCAGGCCCGCGATTGCGGAGCCAGCTTCGTCGTCGTCAAGCCGATCAGCGCGACCACCCTCTTGGCCCGGATCATGTGGGTGGGTCGGAGCGGCCGGTTGTTTGTCGAGGCTGACAACTTTGTGGGACCGGACCGGCGGTTCAAAAACGAGGGCGTCCCAGCAGGTCAGACGGGCCGCCGACGCAGCGACCTGTCCGGCGAGGTCGGAGAGGCCGTGGACCCGAACATGTCCCAATCGGAGATCGACAGTTTGCTCAAGCCTCAGAAGATGTCGCTATGA
- a CDS encoding chemotaxis protein CheA, which translates to MDPMEAIRATFFQECDELLGDLESGLLSLQDGTGNDETVNAVFRAVHSVKGGAGAFGLDELVRFAHVFETTLDDVRSGKLPIEPGIVAVLLRAADALADHVTMAKGGPAVDAANAAVIIADLQRFTGADPLSLDAEPDEDIAFVPQKLSLDIDEPQIADPTSPAEWTVTFKPAAALYRNANDAILLIRELERLGTARVVVDPDEVPGLEHKDVAEPALTWVVHLLAGSDVDEDQIREVFEFVQGDCDLHIAQDNGLAEVSPLSLNEDDGSELVAPHGETPEQLLDRLMREASTASDAETSSSPAPIGPIPPPVIEAPVAESEATAAGSARPEALVQTTIRVDLERVDRLIDLVGELVINQAMLAQRVVEAGLARSSTIALGLDDLEQLTREIQDSVMAIRAQPVKSVFQRMPRLVREVAAATGKKVRLITEGEGTEVDKTVIERLSEPITHMIRNAIDHGLESPAARLAAGKTEEGTVRLSAQHRSGRIIIEVADDGRGIDRERVRAIAIDRGIVSSDALLSDEEVDNLIFAPGFSTAQAISDISGRGVGMDVVKRSIQALGGRIVITSRPGEGSVFTLSLPLTLAVLDGMVVTVGDHTLVVPINVIVESLQPKAIDIRRLGPEGTVLSVRGLHVPLIDVAPSLGWRSGPDGPAGGVTLLVESELGGLAALRVDAIQGQRQVVIKSLEQNYRQVEGVAAATILGDGRVALILDVDGLIASRRRAAPRSLQQAQAQAI; encoded by the coding sequence ATGGATCCGATGGAGGCCATCCGGGCGACATTCTTTCAGGAATGCGACGAGCTGCTCGGCGATCTGGAAAGCGGACTGCTGAGCCTGCAGGACGGCACCGGCAATGACGAGACGGTCAACGCCGTGTTCCGCGCCGTGCATTCGGTCAAGGGCGGGGCCGGCGCGTTCGGTCTGGATGAACTGGTGCGGTTCGCGCATGTGTTCGAGACCACCCTCGACGACGTCCGCAGCGGCAAGCTGCCGATCGAGCCGGGGATCGTGGCCGTCCTGCTGCGCGCCGCAGATGCTTTGGCCGACCATGTCACCATGGCCAAGGGCGGGCCAGCGGTGGATGCCGCCAATGCCGCCGTCATCATTGCCGATCTGCAGCGCTTCACCGGTGCAGACCCCTTGTCGCTCGACGCCGAGCCGGACGAGGACATCGCCTTCGTCCCGCAGAAATTGAGCCTGGACATCGACGAACCGCAGATCGCGGATCCGACATCCCCGGCCGAGTGGACCGTTACGTTCAAACCCGCCGCCGCCCTCTATCGCAATGCCAATGACGCCATCCTGCTCATCCGCGAGTTGGAGCGTCTGGGTACGGCCCGTGTCGTGGTGGACCCGGATGAGGTGCCGGGCCTGGAGCACAAGGATGTCGCCGAGCCGGCCCTGACCTGGGTGGTTCACCTCCTCGCCGGATCAGACGTCGATGAGGACCAGATTCGAGAGGTGTTCGAGTTCGTTCAGGGCGACTGCGATCTGCACATCGCGCAGGACAATGGCCTGGCGGAAGTATCACCCCTGAGCCTGAACGAGGACGACGGCTCTGAGCTGGTGGCTCCTCACGGCGAGACACCCGAACAGCTGCTGGATCGGCTGATGCGCGAGGCGAGCACAGCCTCCGATGCCGAGACCTCTTCCTCGCCCGCGCCCATAGGCCCGATCCCTCCCCCAGTGATCGAAGCCCCCGTTGCCGAAAGCGAGGCCACGGCCGCCGGTTCGGCACGTCCCGAGGCCCTGGTCCAGACGACGATCCGGGTGGACCTGGAGCGGGTCGATCGGCTGATCGATCTGGTCGGAGAGCTCGTCATCAACCAGGCCATGCTGGCTCAGCGGGTGGTCGAGGCTGGCCTGGCACGCTCCAGCACGATCGCCCTGGGTCTGGATGACCTCGAACAGCTGACCCGGGAAATCCAGGACAGCGTCATGGCCATCCGCGCCCAGCCGGTGAAGTCGGTCTTTCAGCGGATGCCCCGCCTGGTTCGCGAGGTCGCAGCGGCCACCGGCAAGAAGGTTCGCCTGATCACCGAAGGCGAAGGCACAGAGGTCGACAAGACCGTTATCGAACGCCTGTCCGAGCCCATCACCCACATGATCCGCAATGCGATCGATCATGGTCTGGAATCCCCGGCGGCCAGGCTGGCGGCCGGCAAGACGGAAGAGGGTACAGTCCGGCTGAGCGCGCAGCATCGGTCGGGACGGATCATCATCGAGGTGGCCGACGACGGTCGAGGGATCGACCGCGAGCGGGTGCGCGCCATCGCGATCGATCGCGGCATCGTCTCGTCCGACGCCCTGCTGTCGGATGAGGAGGTCGACAACCTGATCTTTGCCCCCGGCTTTTCGACCGCGCAGGCCATCTCGGACATTTCCGGCCGGGGTGTCGGCATGGATGTCGTCAAGCGGTCGATCCAGGCGCTGGGGGGGCGGATTGTCATCACCTCCCGTCCGGGCGAAGGGTCTGTGTTCACGCTCAGCCTGCCCCTGACCCTGGCCGTCCTGGACGGCATGGTGGTCACGGTGGGCGATCACACCCTGGTCGTCCCGATCAATGTGATCGTCGAGAGCCTGCAGCCCAAGGCCATCGACATTCGCAGGCTGGGGCCGGAAGGGACCGTCCTGTCCGTGCGCGGACTGCACGTCCCCCTGATCGATGTCGCCCCGTCCCTGGGCTGGCGCAGCGGCCCCGATGGCCCGGCCGGCGGCGTTACCCTGCTGGTCGAAAGTGAACTGGGCGGGCTGGCGGCCCTGCGGGTCGACGCCATCCAGGGCCAGCGACAGGTCGTCATCAAGAGCCTGGAGCAGAACTACCGACAGGTTGAAGGCGTGGCAGCCGCCACGATCCTGGGGGACGGCCGCGTGGCCCTGATCCTGGATGTCGACGGACTGATCGCCAGCCGGAGACGTGCGGCACCGCGATCGCTGCAACAGGCACAGGCACAGGCCATCTGA
- a CDS encoding MarR family winged helix-turn-helix transcriptional regulator, with product MAIGGQRTEPPLSSTEVLKFLAAADALQSVNSGMRDTRMRALRLIHASGRRGTSQAAIAGELALSHACVSRLCDELENEGLIVRESHQFDRRMKTLHLSDKGMQQVDHCDRATQAKAAAVIPDMASMEMDSMVGILQQMIAQLQTHPCTLLCQQCIFGGC from the coding sequence ATGGCGATCGGCGGTCAGAGGACCGAGCCGCCCTTGTCCAGTACAGAGGTGCTGAAGTTCCTGGCGGCGGCGGATGCGCTGCAGTCCGTCAACAGCGGTATGCGCGACACCAGAATGAGAGCCTTGCGCCTGATCCATGCGTCCGGACGGCGCGGCACCAGCCAGGCCGCGATAGCCGGTGAACTGGCCCTGTCCCATGCCTGTGTGTCCAGGCTGTGCGACGAGCTGGAGAATGAAGGTCTCATCGTCCGGGAATCCCATCAGTTCGATCGCCGGATGAAGACGCTGCACTTGTCCGACAAGGGTATGCAGCAGGTCGACCACTGTGACCGCGCCACCCAGGCCAAGGCAGCAGCCGTCATTCCCGACATGGCGTCTATGGAAATGGATTCGATGGTGGGAATCCTGCAGCAGATGATTGCCCAGCTGCAGACGCATCCCTGCACCCTGCTTTGTCAGCAGTGCATTTTCGGGGGCTGCTGA
- a CDS encoding anti-sigma factor antagonist, with product MGAVLNLPKRLEGHALDPIKSQILSMRGHDLDLFGEEVERVNGLGVELLLASFRTWREDGLTLRIVDPSHALVEVFDRLNLNLGIGEAA from the coding sequence ATGGGCGCTGTACTCAATCTGCCGAAACGGCTGGAAGGCCACGCGCTGGATCCGATCAAGTCGCAGATCCTGTCGATGAGGGGCCATGACCTGGATCTCTTCGGAGAGGAGGTCGAGCGGGTCAACGGCCTTGGTGTCGAGCTGTTGCTGGCGTCGTTTCGGACCTGGCGTGAGGACGGGCTGACGCTGCGGATCGTCGATCCCTCGCACGCCCTTGTCGAGGTGTTCGACCGCCTGAATCTCAATCTTGGGATCGGAGAAGCTGCGTGA
- a CDS encoding CheR family methyltransferase, whose translation MSALRKASLVDGEFSFTQDDFRIIADTLYAASGIALPPSKATLVYSRLGKRLRALGLSCFRDYCAVLDGPDGEQERSALLSALTTNVTRFFREPHHFDALRDQFRRHLGPLAASGGRVRLWSAGCSLGHEPYSIAMTVLSELPNAADLDVRILATDIDPQVIETAKQGRYSEDDLSPVPAEMAARGISRARGQMALTDDVRRLVRFGVLNLHETWPMKGPFDVIFCRNVAIYFDDQTQKRLWSRFGQALTPRGQLYIGHSERAEAPELQPDGLTIYRRRSA comes from the coding sequence ATGAGCGCCTTGCGCAAGGCCTCTCTGGTCGACGGCGAGTTCTCCTTCACCCAGGACGACTTCCGCATCATCGCGGACACCCTCTATGCGGCATCCGGCATCGCCCTGCCGCCGAGCAAGGCGACCCTGGTCTATTCGCGTCTGGGCAAGCGGCTGAGGGCTTTGGGCCTGAGCTGTTTCCGCGACTATTGCGCCGTGCTGGATGGTCCGGACGGTGAACAGGAGCGATCGGCCCTTCTGAGCGCGCTCACGACCAATGTGACGCGCTTCTTCCGCGAGCCGCACCACTTCGACGCCTTGCGCGATCAGTTCCGCCGCCACCTGGGGCCGCTGGCGGCGTCCGGCGGACGGGTCCGGCTGTGGTCCGCCGGCTGCTCGCTCGGGCACGAGCCCTATTCGATCGCCATGACGGTCCTGTCCGAACTGCCGAACGCTGCGGATCTGGACGTTCGCATTCTGGCGACAGACATCGACCCGCAGGTCATCGAGACGGCCAAACAGGGACGGTATTCTGAGGACGATCTCAGCCCGGTGCCCGCCGAGATGGCCGCCCGCGGCATCAGCCGGGCCCGAGGCCAGATGGCCTTGACCGACGACGTCCGTCGCCTCGTGCGGTTCGGCGTTCTGAATCTGCACGAGACCTGGCCCATGAAAGGGCCGTTCGACGTCATCTTCTGCCGGAACGTCGCCATCTACTTCGATGACCAGACCCAGAAGCGCCTGTGGTCGCGCTTCGGCCAGGCGCTGACGCCTCGCGGTCAGCTCTACATCGGCCATTCCGAGCGCGCCGAAGCGCCGGAGCTTCAGCCCGACGGCCTGACGATCTATCGGCGGAGGTCAGCATGA
- a CDS encoding response regulator yields MSKIVLTVDDSRTMRDMLRLALTDASFTVVQAVDGVHGLEVLNDSTPDVIITDINMPNLDGFGFIEGVRRSARHGAVPILVLTTESDQEKKQRARSAGATGWIVKPFDPVKLVDAVRRVAA; encoded by the coding sequence GTGAGCAAGATCGTTCTGACCGTCGATGACAGCCGGACCATGCGGGACATGCTCCGACTGGCCCTGACCGATGCCAGTTTTACCGTGGTGCAGGCGGTCGATGGTGTCCACGGGCTGGAGGTGCTGAACGACAGCACGCCGGACGTCATCATCACCGACATCAACATGCCGAACCTCGACGGCTTCGGCTTCATCGAAGGCGTGCGCCGGTCCGCGCGCCACGGTGCCGTGCCCATCCTGGTCCTCACCACTGAAAGCGATCAGGAGAAGAAGCAGCGCGCCCGATCGGCGGGTGCGACCGGATGGATCGTCAAACCTTTCGACCCCGTCAAATTGGTCGACGCCGTGCGTCGGGTCGCTGCCTGA
- a CDS encoding protein-glutamate methylesterase/protein-glutamine glutaminase: MRRHRVVIVDDSPTMRAIIRVALERRADLEVVGEAGDPLEARTCIRETRPDVITLDVEMPNMNGLEFLDRLMRLHPLPVVMVSTLTQAGAEASLSALELGAVDCVGKPTGADDGSFDTLAQVVVQAAGARVSPRVPAPAPTPEPKYQPGDRMVAVGASTGGVEALMTVLGGFPEQCPPTVVTQHMPANFTTSFAGRLDRHCAPRVAEAQDGDILRPGHIYLAPGGARHLTVHRRAGQLVARLVEGDLVSGHRPSVDALFNSVANAAGPDSIGVILTGMGSDGAAGLLAIRQAGGITIGQDEATSVIFGMPRIAAEIGAVERQLPLHRIARAALSASRTPVRRNA, translated from the coding sequence ATGAGGCGTCATCGCGTCGTCATCGTGGACGACTCTCCAACGATGCGCGCCATCATTCGCGTGGCCCTAGAGCGGCGTGCCGATCTGGAAGTCGTGGGCGAGGCGGGCGATCCCCTGGAGGCCCGAACCTGCATTCGCGAGACCCGGCCTGACGTCATCACCCTGGACGTCGAAATGCCGAACATGAACGGTCTGGAGTTTCTGGATCGGCTGATGCGCCTGCATCCCCTGCCGGTCGTCATGGTCTCGACCCTGACGCAGGCGGGTGCCGAGGCGTCGCTGTCTGCGCTAGAGCTGGGGGCCGTGGATTGCGTCGGCAAGCCGACCGGCGCCGACGATGGCAGCTTCGACACCCTCGCCCAGGTGGTGGTTCAGGCGGCTGGCGCACGGGTGTCGCCTCGCGTGCCGGCCCCGGCCCCCACCCCGGAACCGAAATACCAGCCGGGCGACCGCATGGTTGCCGTAGGGGCCTCGACGGGCGGAGTCGAGGCGTTGATGACCGTGCTGGGCGGCTTTCCCGAGCAGTGCCCTCCCACGGTGGTCACTCAGCACATGCCCGCCAATTTCACGACCAGTTTCGCTGGTCGCCTGGATCGGCATTGCGCGCCCCGTGTGGCCGAAGCCCAGGACGGCGACATCCTGCGGCCCGGCCATATCTATCTGGCCCCGGGCGGTGCCCGGCATCTGACCGTCCATCGACGGGCCGGGCAATTGGTGGCCCGGTTGGTCGAAGGCGATCTGGTCAGTGGGCACAGACCGTCCGTCGATGCCCTGTTCAATTCCGTGGCCAATGCCGCCGGGCCCGACAGTATCGGCGTCATACTGACAGGGATGGGAAGCGACGGCGCAGCCGGCCTGCTGGCGATCCGCCAGGCCGGAGGCATCACGATCGGACAGGACGAGGCCACCTCGGTGATCTTCGGCATGCCCCGCATCGCCGCCGAAATCGGAGCGGTCGAACGCCAGCTGCCTCTTCATCGCATCGCCCGGGCAGCCCTGTCCGCCAGCCGTACCCCAGTCAGAAGGAACGCATAA